The Paenibacillus swuensis genome contains the following window.
GTTCATGATGAGGAACTTGGAAGGTAAAGTAGCGCTGGTTACGGGAGCAAGCGGCGGAATCGGGCGGGCTATTGCTCAACGCTTCGCACAAGAAGGCGCGTTAGTAGCCGTCCATTACGGTAAAAACCGCGAGGCCGCGCTAAAGACGGTACGTATTATTGAAGAAGGAGGCGGAGCGGCTTTTCCCGTCGGAGCGGACTTGGGTCGTGTACAGGGCGTGAAACAATTATATGATTCACTCGATGCTGAACTGCTGTCGCGAACCGGAAAGACTGAAGTGGACCTTCTTGTGAACAATGCGGGCATAGCTCTATTCGGCACGGTGGACAATACGGAGGAATCGGACTTTGATGCTATTTTCGCTGTTAATGTCAAAGGCCCGTTCTACAGCATTCAGCATGCTTTGCCCCGGATGCGCGAACAAGGCCGGATCATTAACATTTCGTCCGCGGTGACAAGAATCGCCATCCCTGACGTGACCGCTTACAGTATGACCAAAGGAGCTATAAACACCCTAACATTGGCCTTGGCTAAACAATTGGCTCCCCGCGGCATAACCGTGAACGCTATTCTGCCTGGTTTCGTTGCCACCGATATGAATGCCGCCATGCTTCAAGATCCGGATTCCCGAAAGATCGGCGCTGACTTCTCTGCCTTCGGCAGGTGGGGAGAGCCGCAAGATATAGCGGACATCGCCGGTTATCTTGCCTCCCCCGACAGTCGATGGATTACTGGGCAGCTCATCGATGCCAGCGGCGGCTCTCACCTGTAACCTTAAAAAGTCCGGTTCCCGCTTGGGGCCGGACTTCTTTTCATTGTGAAACAGACCGCCGGCTAATCGATATTCGCCAGATACCACTGTCCTGATGTGTCCTTCAGTGCTGTAAAGGTAAGCATCCCTTGAGTCTTGACCCCTTCCCTGCTCACTTCGTGTTCCACGTTAATGTTAATCCGTCCAGTTTCGGGATCGAAAGGTTCCATACCGCGAATCCCGCTAAAACGGTGCTGCTCATCTTCATTGATCATATAATCGAGAAAATCCCAGCTTCCATGCCGCTTCCAGAACTGGTTTCTGTGAAGTCTGCGCCTTGCCGCTGTCTGTAACGAACCTGATGGAATTCATCATCCCCAGAAAGACAGGAAGCATCGTTTCTTGGTCTTGCTCTGGGTAGCGTAATCGGATGAGCAAGCTTCTGCCCTCGTGCGTAAATTCAAAATAATCATAGGAGATACCATTGTTGCTTTCCGTACCTTTGTACTCTTTATATTTGGCCAGAGATTCCTTCTGCACATTAGGCTTATAGGGGACCTGCCCTTGCTCGAAGAGTGAGAACAGATTGCGCTGATTCTCCGATCCCCATTCTGTTCCGTCCTTCAATTTATACTCCTCTATTCCTTCGGGCATGTAGAAGCCGTATGGCAATAACAGAGCTTTTCGGAACGTGGCGGTTCCTTCCGGGCCTTTCAGGTACTCGGTTCCGTCATAGGTTTGGATGCCTTGTTGAAATACAGTTATGGATTTTGTCGTATCAGAATTTTGGACAACAGGGGTAACGGGCTTTTCAGGCTTCTTCTCTTGCGTGCAAGCTGATATGACCAGAGTCATAGTCATTGAAACTACAACGGAGTAGACTAATTTTTTAGTATTCATTCGCTCACCTCTAGCTTTAAGACGCAGGAAATGTGGATTATGTTTCCAAAAAAATAGCACCGCTGGGTTGCACTGAGGGTTAACGTTTACTCCAACTTGCATAGGCGGTTTAACGAATGGACAACCTACGATGGATTGCACATTAACAAAGGGGGTAACTTACTCGTGGGAATTCTAGGCGGTAATCCGAAAGATGAGCCAATGCACTTCGGTGAAGTATCCAGTGTATGGACGGCTTCCACAACAGCTAAAGGCGCGATTTCTTTTTATCAGGCGTATTTAAACCATGCCGGGGATAAGGATCTAAAGAAATTAATTGAGAACTACATTGATCAAGCTAAACAAGAAGTTAAAGAACTGGATGAGGTACTGAATGCGAATGGGATCGCACCTGCTCCAATCATGGGTGAACGACCACCAGCTAACCTTGAAGATATACCTGTAGGTGCCCGGTTAGCCGATCAGGAAATCGCCGCAGCGATATCCGCGGACACAGCCGCAAGTGTTGTTGCGAGCACGCAAGCCATGGTAATGTGTATTCGTGAAGATATAGCAGCAATGTTTGCAAAGCAGGCTGCCGCCAAAACCGCACTTGGTGCTAAAACGCTCAGATTACTTAAGGATAAAGGTTGGCTGGTACCGCCTCCGTTACTTATCAAGAGACCCGAAGAGGCTTAGTTTAATTGCAAAAAATGCAGCAAGTTGGCCCTAAATCAGGATTCACAAAGGAGTAAGAAGGGGCGATTAGCCCCCGACAACTCTTTTCACCAATCATTAGATAAGAGAATGTGATTTAAGTTTCCATAACGAATGATTTAAGGCACTTTTCGCAAATACATACTTTGCCATTCTGATCCGGCGGCACCTGTTCCATCAATTCCTCAGGAAACTTCTCGCGCATGCACCAGCAGCTTTCGGCCCCTGACTCAACCTCGCACTTATTATCTTGGGAGCACAGAGGACAAATTCTTGCTTCCGGCAACACGGACGCCACCTTCGCCACGACACGGTAGGATCCCCTCAGCGGTTCATACCCCAATTTGCGGTTAATAGCCAACATCGGCTTGTTCAGAGAATCATTGTCGGTACGGATGTAGGCAGCACTGTGCTCCTTTGCAGTCTCAATGGCCTTCACCTTCAATGCCATGGCAATGCCCCGGTTCCGGTAATCCGATCCACGCATGTATATTCGTTGTAGATGCCTTTCGTTTGCATGTTTAAAGCCAGATTGGCCATCCCGACATAACGATCTCCGTCCGCCGCGATCAACACCCGTTCCGGTGCGAATCCGTCACACTTCAAGTACCACTTACACCACTCTGCGAAATCCGGCGCGCTCCCCATAAATCCGGGAATATCCTTCATCGTCTCCGCACTTAACTGATATAACTTGCGCTCGCTCTCTTCGCCGAGTTCATCCGCCAGCGTCAACCACCGAATGCCAGGAATTTCATCTACAGCCGAAATAGGAGTAACGGGTTCGCTAACATCCAGATTCAACACCGATTGAAACATATGTCTCTCCACGGCAAAACCCCGCTTCTCCGCAAACCGCAGCGCGTCCGCATCGTCATCCCACACCTCGGCAAGCAGCGAATCGGCCCCAACCGAATTAGCCCACTTCACCACATGCGTAAGTAGAAGTTGCCCCACACCCTTCTGCCGGACAGCACGATCCACCACCACAGTATTGTTCAGATAACCCGGCTCCGTCCACGGGGCTCGCCAAGACCGCGCAAACCCTACCAACATTCCGTTCTCATCCACAGCCACCTGGCGCTCCCGGTCGTAGCCGACTAAGAGCCCTTCGTCATTAAGCCAAGTGTGGCCCACTTCATAAAGCTTCTGATCTTCCTCCAGCAATCTCTCTGCGGTGGTGGGCTCAGACCAGATCTGGTTCAGCAGCCCCGCGATTTCTTCATAATCCCCAGGCAGTTGCAATGCGCGCAATCGGAATTTGATAAACCTTCACCTCATTATCTTAGTTTTTAATATCTCAATAACTCAATTGTGTCGTATATACAGCGTTCAGCGTTAAGGATATTTTGGACTAAAAAAAACAGCCCCGAAGGACCGCTCTAAAACTCCCCGATATCATGCTGTCCCACAATTAAAGTAATCGGCTCCAAATACGCGCGCGTGATGACCGGATTCTCCATGATGTCAATTTCGATGTCCGAGATCTTGAAGCGTCTTTTCTCATTCCCCCGGCGGTCTTCCACCACTTCAAACTGCTTCAATCCCAGTGTCGGGACGATAACCGAGCAACCGATGGAGAAGTTCGGCGTATCCAGGCTGCCGTGTACGTAAAGTGTTTCTGTAATCGGTTCGTTGTTCATATCGACAATCTTGACTTGCTGACAGATGCTGTAATTCAATTGCGATCCACCCTTTGCGACATAGTATACTTAATGGTTATATCGGCTGATTCGGTTGAGTTGTAAAGGGAAGATTAAATAGTGAAACGCTACTTAGCAACCTTCGCAACATAAAAAGGCCGGGATTTCTCCCGACCTTCGCGCTTTACCGCCTAAATGATTTTTACTTTTTGTCCAAAATAATTACGCTTTGCGCTTCATGATCCCAAGTTACATTGGAGTTCAGCCCTTCGCTAACGAAACGAATCGGTACAACGATACGGGATTTCACCGCTTGCGCAGGCACATCCAGCATGACTTTCTTGCCGTTGATATACGCTACTTTGCCGTTTACGGTCAGTTTCAACTTAACCGTGCCTTTGAACACCAGAATCGTGTTGTCTTTGCTGTTCCAGATCACTTTCGCGTCCAATGCTTCCGCAATGGCACGGAAAGGAACAAGCACTTTACCGTTCTTAGCCATCGGCGTTGTGTCGAACTTAGGCTCCAGCCCGTTCACATAAGCGCGAATCGCGGCTTTGCCAAGCTTCTTGTTCAGCTGAGCCAGCTTCTTGTAAGCTTTCATATCGCCCGGGTTTGCTTGCAAAGCTTCTTTCTGCAAATCAATCGCGATTTCCAGTTTACCGCTTGTTTCGTATTTTGCTGCTGCTTCAGCCAACACTTTGTCTGCATCGATATCGTACTTCGTTTTTAGAAGTTCGGCGATGATGGCGCCGGCAGGTTTATTTTGCACATTGACGTAGGCTTTAAGCAGGCCCTTGTATCCCTTGCCGTACGTGTTGTATGTAACGGAGGTCACTGTATCATACACGTTTCCGTCTACAGTTACTTTCACTACTTTGTCGGGTTTCACTTTTACATGATCGTTATCATTCGTTTTTACAACGACCTTTAATTCTTCTTTCTTTACATCCTTCTTTTCCACCGGTGCTCCCAGTGCGGATGTAGCGAACACGCTCATCGCCAAAACAGCTGCACTTAAGGTAATCCATGTCTTTTTCATCATCATAATTCCTCCCAGTAATTGGTCAACAACTTGTCCTCATAGTGTTCGGAGGCTCCAGTTATTTCATGGGGGCATGGATTAAATTAAATTGCGCTGCCGCCAAAAATAGACCTTAAGTCACAATAAACGCAATCCATAATCTTCCTTTGTACTTATATCTAGTCAACTAGAATCATGTTATCTTTATTTTGATACAAAATGTATCAATTATATTATACAGGAGGTTGGGGTTTACTTATGTCCGTAATCTATGGATTAGCGCAAGAGACTAGAAATTGGAAGTACATAATTAGTAAAATTATTCTGTTCGTCTTGATGTTTTCACTCCTGCCGATCTCTCCTGCCTTGGCCGATGGGAAGCGTATCACAATTAAGCCTGATGCCAAGTTTGATTGGGATTTGGACCAGATTATCTTCAGTGTTGAGATTAACTCCAGTGAGCCCATTGTCTCTGTTAACGCCCATACAAGTCATAACAAACAAACGATAACATTAGCCTATAACAAAGGAACTGCACGTTGGGAAGGCGTTTCTTCAATTGCGAAGACCATTCCTGGCGATTATAAGTTAACCGTTAAAGCAAAGGACTGGACCGGAGCGAGCGAAACGCACACCAAAGCATATACGGTCAAACCCGCGAAAACCATGCTGATCCAATCCCCGGTTGCTCATCAACTTGTAACTTCCAATGTTTATGTTGATGCGGATGCCAGATCGTCTTCTGACCTAGCCTTAAACTTAAGAGATTACTACGGCTCAACCTTAACAATGGCTTACAGTCAACAGGGAAGAATACAACGCGATGTTCCGTTAAATATGGATCCGGGCAGATATAATTTGACTATCGGTCCCAAGGATGGCCCATACACAGATCAAAGGATATTTCCCGTTTATTATGAACCCAGCAAACGGCTCAATACGATACATAGCGTACCCGGACAGATACTAGACTATGACGGACAAAGAATTCTTTACTTGGCTAATCATAAAGAGCTCTGGATTAAGTATGTTAAGGGCGGGAAATTGGAGCGAATTGTAAAGCACCAGAAAATACATAGTGCATTCTTAACTCCCGCTGGCTGTATTTATCGCATTGGGCTGTATGAGGAGTTCATGTACTATGAATGGGCGAACGGAGAATCCGCCCCCCTCTCTTATTCTCCGGAAGTGAAAGGCAACTATTTAATGTACAACGATGAAGGTACCCTATACCTGCGTGACCTGGTAAAAGGTAGTGTTACAGAAGTAGATTCGAATGTTAGGCAAGCTTTTCTGGGGCCGCAAGGCGAACTTATTTATCATCTGGATCACAATAAAGGGTATCAATTAGTTGTCTACAAGGATGGTATTAAGACCTATCTGTTTAAAGGATACGACATCAAAAGTTTCATCATTGAAGGCAACCACGCTTTAATTAACAGCGACACTGAGCTCATCCATATGGATCTTTCCAAACAACCATGGGAGAAGAATGTATTAATGGACGATTATCATAAGGCTCAAGAACCCCACACAGACTACGAGCTCAAGAACGGATGGATTTCTTACATTCAGAAATTGCCTATAGATGCATCATATTGGAATACAACAGATAAGTTATATGTTCAGCATGCCTCCGGGGAAAGAAGAGAGGTATCGCTCAACGACCATAACAAATCCATCATAGGACTAAGCCCTTGGGGCGAAGTGATGTATGAGGAGGGTAAGTACACCTATACTTCCTCTTTCCAAAGCTCATCACCAGCCGTACAATCCACGCTTAAAGGAACCGTTAGATATATCAACTCTAAACCATATATGATGATCGGCAACGCAATAACCGAGGTACTGCCAGCTCCCGCAAGTCAGATGAAAGGAATCAATTTCTCTGACAATGTGCTCAAATTGGATTATACGGGTACCGTCAAGGAAGGTCCGGGGATACAAAGCATTCGGTTAATTTCTACGCTAGCGGACGAAACCATAGCCCTGAATCCGACTCTGGCGAACAATATGTTAACGATTGAGTTCTCGAAGCCGCCGATGTTTTGGGGGCAGTATAAAATTCACATCCCGCATGATGCTGTAGTCGACCCTCAGGACAGACCTGTAATGATTTATGATGTGACCCATTATTTCGATAATCAATCGATGCAGATCTCCTATAAGAACAAGATTTCAGTTCGTGATCTCACTTATAAACATCCTGCGCTTGATCATGCCTCCGTCACAGTTCGCCGTATCACAACATCCGGCGAAGTAACGGAAGCACAAGCTTATACTTCTGTGAATGGCACGGCATCTTTTTGGTTCTTGAATGGCGGTACATTCCAAATCACCGCTCAAGCTGACGGATACTTGACGCAGTCCAAGGAAATAGAAATGTCTGATCCAAAAATAGCTCAAGAAATTATATTCGATATGATACAAGGCCAGGATCCATTACCGGATCGCGAACAACCTCAATGGGATTCGGGCGCAGCGTTAACATCAAGCGACATCAAGCCGAATGCCGTCACGCTGGCATGGCCTGAAGCGAAGGATAACGATAAAATAAGTGTTTATCGCCTGACTTATGACGGCGGGGAGCCTTTTACGGTAACCGGTAATGTATATACATTTCATGGTTTAAAACCGGACACCAAATATCGGTTTAGTGTTGAAGCCGGCGATCCTGGCGGAAACTGGAGCCAACCTCTTGAAACTGAAGCTGTCACGGAAGTACTGCTTCAACCTTTAACCTTGTCAAGCAACAAATCCGCAATCATGATTGGCGAAAAAGCGACTCTCAGCATAGACTCCATGCCCGTACGCGACATGCAGGCTTATGACCTCCTGATAGGTTGGGATCCTAGAACGCTGCTTATGGATTGGGAGCATATTGCCCCAGGGCCCTCAACCCCGCCGTATCGAATTCAGAAACGAAAGCTCGGTGACGGTTTGATACGTTTAATCGGTGCAAAATCAGGAACCTCAACGATTACGGATGTGACGCAGATCCACAAACTGGCTATGGTAGGTTTCATGGGTAAGATGAGCGGCAGCACACAAGTAATCCTTAAAGCGGGAAGCAAGTTTGCGGATCGCCGAGGTCATATCACTACGCTAAAAACAGATCAAATCATAACCCTTCATATTATTCAATTGGATCTGAACGGGGATGGCTTGGTCGGCTTGGAGGATCTTGCCATTCTCTCAGCTGCTGTAGGCGTTCCTGAAGCGTACGAAGTTCGGATGGACTTGAATATGGACGGTGCCGTGACAGATGAGGATGTAGACATCCTGCTATCTAAGTTATAAGAAAGGGGTTATACCATGCAGGTAAAGAAGAACATGAACAGATGGTTCGTGCTAATGATCGCGCTTTTCGTGATACCTCTTTTGTTAGGTGCCGAAGCGCCTGCCAATACTGCTCAGATTAAATTGGAAGTAAAAAATGACTATGAAACGAATGAAATCGTAATTCGCGCCAAAGTTACTTCATCGCTTTCTATACTGACCGTTAAAGCCAGCTTTAACGATACAGAAAAGGACTTAGTATATCGGCCTTCAATTCAACAATGGGAGCTATGGAGCTCCCTGGCCGTTCTGAAACCCGGGATCCAGCCTATTGTTATTAAGGCAACAGACGCCTCCGGGAATACACATACCTATACAGGGAGTTATACAGTGCCTACGCATACGGTACAACTCAAATCCCCTGTAGCGCATCAGTTCTTCAATAAATCCGTTACTGCGGATGTTTATACCCAGCCTGAAGTCGGTCTCTTCCTTGAGGATCATTATGGTGTGAATCAACCAGGAGAACCTTATAGAATCTTGCCGATAGCCACCGGGGGAAGCTATATTCGGGAAGAGATTCCACTGCGATCTGAACGAGTGGATACTTCTTTATATGATAAAGAAGTGTTCAGACCCTGGAACCAAAGTCCGGTAAATTTAATTTTCCAGGCCATGCATCAATACAAATCCGGTCCGCTCGGCCGCAGGGATGTACCGGTTTATGTGGATACTTCCCATCGACTACAAATCCTGCATAGTGTACCGGGAAAGATATTGGATTATGATCAATCCAGAGTATTATACATTACAAATAAAAAACAGCTGTATCTTAAATATCTTACAACCGGTGAAACCAAACACGTTGCAGAGATGCGCTACATAACCACGGCAACGTTAACACCGAAAGGGTGCATCTATAAAGTTGCTGATTCTGGTGTCCGGGCACCGGCATATGAATGGACGGAGGCCGGCACTACCCAGAAATTAAGTTACATCCCTGAAATCAAAGGCGGTTACGCTTTGTACAAACAAGATGGTTTGTATAAGCTAAGGAATCTTACTACTTCCAAGGTCGAATGGACTATACGAGGGGATGCCGTTGTTCAATTTTTTTATTATGGAAAGGTCGTGTATTGGCTTGATAACTACTTCTATTCCTTTCAAAACGGCCAGACCACACGACTATTCGAGCAAGCGGGCGTCTTTAACTTCATCGCCACCTCCACCAACAAAATAGTGTATACCGTGAAGAATGCACAGACATTGGAGTATGAATTATATCATTCCGATTATTATTACCGGAAGAAAAAGCTTGGCGCCATGGGGAACTACGAAGTTCCTAAACCTCATACCGATTATGAGTATAATGAAAATTGGATCGCTTATAAACTACCTTCTCCAGGATTTTCTTATTCCTTGCCAAGAAACCTTCACGTCATAAACTCCGAAGGTCAATCGAAGCAAATTACTTTTCATAAGGAAGAAGTCGATACAGTCATTGAAGGAGTTAATTATTACGGAGATATTATATTTAGCGATAAAACCGGATCGAGCTATATTGCAAGCTATACCCGGCCCACACCTGTTCTGATCAGCAAGTCAGCGTCCATCATTAAATTCATGAATGATAAAATTTATTCGGCTATTGGAAACTCAATTATGGAAGTGAACCAAATACCTGACAGCACCTTGCTAAGTCATGAGTACAAAAATCATGTATTTACCTTAACTTACTCCGGCCCCGTCAAACAAGGGTCAGGAAGCCAAGGCATTCAGGTTCGGATGGAACGTACCGGAGAGCAACTCAAGTTCAAAGCAGTCTGGGGAGGAAATGCTTTGCGCATTGAACTTCTCGAACCTATGTTAGGTGACGCCGAGATTGTAGTTCCGCATCATGCTACAAGTGACATGAAAGGGATACCGGCATCCAGTTACGATACCTACTGGAACTATGATCCATACGGCTATTCAGGCACGGTTCTTGGCTTAAGTTTGTATGATCCTCTATATGCATTCAGCGCTCTGAGCAATGTCAGCGTCAGCCTTTATCAAATCACTCCATTCGGTGAGAAGTTCATAGACCGTAAATTAACAACATCCCTAGGCGGTGTCCATTTCTTCGTGCAAGAGAAAGGGTATTATAAGTACCGAATTGAGAAAGAGGGTT
Protein-coding sequences here:
- a CDS encoding fibronectin type III domain-containing protein, which encodes MSVIYGLAQETRNWKYIISKIILFVLMFSLLPISPALADGKRITIKPDAKFDWDLDQIIFSVEINSSEPIVSVNAHTSHNKQTITLAYNKGTARWEGVSSIAKTIPGDYKLTVKAKDWTGASETHTKAYTVKPAKTMLIQSPVAHQLVTSNVYVDADARSSSDLALNLRDYYGSTLTMAYSQQGRIQRDVPLNMDPGRYNLTIGPKDGPYTDQRIFPVYYEPSKRLNTIHSVPGQILDYDGQRILYLANHKELWIKYVKGGKLERIVKHQKIHSAFLTPAGCIYRIGLYEEFMYYEWANGESAPLSYSPEVKGNYLMYNDEGTLYLRDLVKGSVTEVDSNVRQAFLGPQGELIYHLDHNKGYQLVVYKDGIKTYLFKGYDIKSFIIEGNHALINSDTELIHMDLSKQPWEKNVLMDDYHKAQEPHTDYELKNGWISYIQKLPIDASYWNTTDKLYVQHASGERREVSLNDHNKSIIGLSPWGEVMYEEGKYTYTSSFQSSSPAVQSTLKGTVRYINSKPYMMIGNAITEVLPAPASQMKGINFSDNVLKLDYTGTVKEGPGIQSIRLISTLADETIALNPTLANNMLTIEFSKPPMFWGQYKIHIPHDAVVDPQDRPVMIYDVTHYFDNQSMQISYKNKISVRDLTYKHPALDHASVTVRRITTSGEVTEAQAYTSVNGTASFWFLNGGTFQITAQADGYLTQSKEIEMSDPKIAQEIIFDMIQGQDPLPDREQPQWDSGAALTSSDIKPNAVTLAWPEAKDNDKISVYRLTYDGGEPFTVTGNVYTFHGLKPDTKYRFSVEAGDPGGNWSQPLETEAVTEVLLQPLTLSSNKSAIMIGEKATLSIDSMPVRDMQAYDLLIGWDPRTLLMDWEHIAPGPSTPPYRIQKRKLGDGLIRLIGAKSGTSTITDVTQIHKLAMVGFMGKMSGSTQVILKAGSKFADRRGHITTLKTDQIITLHIIQLDLNGDGLVGLEDLAILSAAVGVPEAYEVRMDLNMDGAVTDEDVDILLSKL
- a CDS encoding GNAT family N-acetyltransferase, with protein sequence MRALQLPGDYEEIAGLLNQIWSEPTTAERLLEEDQKLYEVGHTWLNDEGLLVGYDRERQVAVDENGMLVGFARSWRAPWTEPGYLNNTVVVDRAVRQKGVGQLLLTHVVKWANSVGADSLLAEVWDDDADALRFAEKRGFAVERHMFQSVLNLDVSEPVTPISAVDEIPGIRWLTLADELGEESERKLYQLSAETMKDIPGFMGSAPDFAEWCKWYLKCDGFAPERVLIAADGDRYVGMANLALNMQTKGIYNEYTCVDRITGTGALPWH
- a CDS encoding cysteine-rich CWC family protein; translation: MALKVKAIETAKEHSAAYIRTDNDSLNKPMLAINRKLGYEPLRGSYRVVAKVASVLPEARICPLCSQDNKCEVESGAESCWCMREKFPEELMEQVPPDQNGKVCICEKCLKSFVMET
- a CDS encoding copper amine oxidase N-terminal domain-containing protein; protein product: MMKKTWITLSAAVLAMSVFATSALGAPVEKKDVKKEELKVVVKTNDNDHVKVKPDKVVKVTVDGNVYDTVTSVTYNTYGKGYKGLLKAYVNVQNKPAGAIIAELLKTKYDIDADKVLAEAAAKYETSGKLEIAIDLQKEALQANPGDMKAYKKLAQLNKKLGKAAIRAYVNGLEPKFDTTPMAKNGKVLVPFRAIAEALDAKVIWNSKDNTILVFKGTVKLKLTVNGKVAYINGKKVMLDVPAQAVKSRIVVPIRFVSEGLNSNVTWDHEAQSVIILDKK
- a CDS encoding DUF3231 family protein, whose product is MGILGGNPKDEPMHFGEVSSVWTASTTAKGAISFYQAYLNHAGDKDLKKLIENYIDQAKQEVKELDEVLNANGIAPAPIMGERPPANLEDIPVGARLADQEIAAAISADTAASVVASTQAMVMCIREDIAAMFAKQAAAKTALGAKTLRLLKDKGWLVPPPLLIKRPEEA
- a CDS encoding SDR family oxidoreductase is translated as MRNLEGKVALVTGASGGIGRAIAQRFAQEGALVAVHYGKNREAALKTVRIIEEGGGAAFPVGADLGRVQGVKQLYDSLDAELLSRTGKTEVDLLVNNAGIALFGTVDNTEESDFDAIFAVNVKGPFYSIQHALPRMREQGRIINISSAVTRIAIPDVTAYSMTKGAINTLTLALAKQLAPRGITVNAILPGFVATDMNAAMLQDPDSRKIGADFSAFGRWGEPQDIADIAGYLASPDSRWITGQLIDASGGSHL